The Candidatus Amarolinea dominans DNA window GTCGGCCTGGCCGGCCTGATGCTCCTGGAAAATCTGGTCAACGACGGCCGCGTTCCAGTAGGGGCGCTGGCGGAAGCGGGCGCTGGCGAAGATCTCGGTCATGAGCGGCCGCAGCGTCGTGCGGAACCAGGCCGCCTCCGGGGTGCCAAAGGCCATCTTATCCTGGCGCTGCGTAATCGCGGGCGGCAGCACATCGGCCAACGCCCGGCGCAGCAGCCATTTGGTCTCGCCGTCGCGCAGCATGAAGCGGGCCGGCAGCGCGAAGGCGAATTCGACCAGCCGATGATCGAGAAAGGGCACGCGCGCCTCGATGCTGAAGGCCATCGAGTTGCGGTCCTCGTAGTGCAGGAGTGAGGGCAGATGCAGGGTGGTGAGATACTGGTACATCTGGCGGCGCAGCGGATCACGATAGGGCGCGGGCATCTCCAGCCAGGGCTGCGGGTGTGTGGCCAGGGCCGGGCCCAGCCAGGCCGGCCGCGTGCGGCCGCGGCCCACCTGGATAGCGCTGCGCAGGGCCGCGGGCAAGGCCAGCCCCAGCGCGCCGGTCAGCAGGATGCGGGGCGGCACGCCATGGCGGCCGCGAAAGCCCGCCAGTGTACGACTCAGCCCGGCGAAATCGGCGCGGCGCAGGAGATTGGCCCACAAGCCGGAGAAGAAGGGGTGATAGCCGCCCAGAATCTCGTCGCTGCCCTGGCCGTCGAGCATCACCTTGATGCCCTGCTGTCCCGCCAACTGCATGACGCACCACTGCGCCACGATGCTGGTGGAGCCAAACGGCTCTTCCTGGCGCCAGATCAGATCGGGCAGCAGCGCGCCCAGTTCCTCGGCCCGCGGAAAGGCGAAATAAGCCTGCGCGCCGGTCTGGGCAATGACCTCACGCGCAAAGCGGCGCTCATCGAAGGCCGGATCGTCGAAGCTGGCGGTGAAGGTGCGCTGGCGCTCGCCGATCATGGCCCGATCAACCCCCTCCGCGTCGAGCAGGCGGGCGATGGCGCAGACGATGGCCGACGAATCGAGTCCGCCGCTCAGACAGGTGCCGATGGGCACATCGCTCTGCAGATGCAGGCGCACCGATTCGAAGAACAGCTCGCGCAGGCGGCCGATCGCGGCCTGATCGCTCAGGTTGTCCAGGCGCTGATCGGGGTCCAGGTCCCAGTAGCGCTGGATGGTGATCTGGCCCTGGCGCACCACGAGCCGATGGGCGGGCGGTAATTGGCGAATGTCGGCAAACATCGTTTCGGCCGTGTGATCGAGGTAGCCGTAGACCAGGTAATCATAGAGGCGATCATCGTTGGGCCGGCGGGGCGTGGCCGGGTCGGCCAGCAGCGCCTTGATCTCCGAAGCAAAGATGAAGCGCTCCGTGTTGGTATGGTAGTAGAAGGGCTTGATGCCGAAGCGGTCGCGGGCCGCGAACAGCCGCTGGCGCGCCTCATCCCACAGGGCAAAGGCGAACATGCCATCGAAGTGTAGCACGCAGTCGTCGCCCCACTGTTCGTAGGCGTGCAGGATCGCCTCGCTGTCGCTGCGCGAACGGAAGATGTGGCCGGCCGCCTCCAGTTCGCTCACCAGGCTGCGGTAGTTGTAGATTTCGCCGTTGAAGACCAGCCAGAGGGTGCCATCCTCGTTGGTCATCGGTTGATGCCCGGCCGGCGAGAGATCAAGAATCGCCAGGCGGCGGAAGGCCAGCCCGGTCGGCCCATTCTGGTAGATGCCCTGATCGTCCGGGCCGCGGTGACGCAGCAGGTGCGCCATCTGTTCGAGCTGCGCCTGCGCCACGGGCTGTTGATCGCTGCGGCAGACGCCGGCAATTCCACACATACTTTAGCTCCTCGCCGTTGGCAGTGCTGCGTAGAGTTCGAGCAGACGCTGCGCCTGCCGCTCCCAGTGGTACTCCCCACGTGCGGCCGCCAGCCCGGCCGTGCGCATGGCGGCCTGCCGCGCGGGCGCTTGCAGGATGTCGTTGACTGCCGCGGCCAGCGCCGCGGGCGTGGGCTGCGCCACCGTCAGCCCGGCGCCAGTGGTGCGCGCCACGCGTCCAATCTCCGGCCAGTCGGTTGCCACGAAGGGCAGGCCGGCCATCATGTACTCGAACAGCTTGTTGGGCATGGCAAAGCGGTCGTTCTTGTTGTGCCCGGCCAGCAGGATCATGCCCACATCGGCCGAGGCCGTGGCTGCCAGCAGTTGACCGGCCGGCAGCGCGTCGAGCATGAAGACGCGGGCCTGCAGACCCAGGCGCGCTACCTCCTGGCGAACCGCTTCCTGGTAGGTGCCCAGGTTGAAGCCCAGGAAAACCAGCACGACCGCGGGCGACAGCAGCGGCATGGCCTGCACCAGTTCCAGCAGATGGCGGTCGGGCAGGACCGCGCCTTGCAGGAGAATGATGCGCTGTTCGGCCGCCAGCCCCAGGCGCTGGCGCAGATAGGACGAGCCGGCCGTCATATCCTGGTAGCGCGGGGTGTTGAGCACCAGGATTGGCGTGGCGATGCCGTAGCGGGTTGCCAACTCGTTGGCGATGGACTGGCTGACCGTAATCACCGCCGCGGCACGAC harbors:
- the asnB gene encoding asparagine synthase (glutamine-hydrolyzing) produces the protein MCGIAGVCRSDQQPVAQAQLEQMAHLLRHRGPDDQGIYQNGPTGLAFRRLAILDLSPAGHQPMTNEDGTLWLVFNGEIYNYRSLVSELEAAGHIFRSRSDSEAILHAYEQWGDDCVLHFDGMFAFALWDEARQRLFAARDRFGIKPFYYHTNTERFIFASEIKALLADPATPRRPNDDRLYDYLVYGYLDHTAETMFADIRQLPPAHRLVVRQGQITIQRYWDLDPDQRLDNLSDQAAIGRLRELFFESVRLHLQSDVPIGTCLSGGLDSSAIVCAIARLLDAEGVDRAMIGERQRTFTASFDDPAFDERRFAREVIAQTGAQAYFAFPRAEELGALLPDLIWRQEEPFGSTSIVAQWCVMQLAGQQGIKVMLDGQGSDEILGGYHPFFSGLWANLLRRADFAGLSRTLAGFRGRHGVPPRILLTGALGLALPAALRSAIQVGRGRTRPAWLGPALATHPQPWLEMPAPYRDPLRRQMYQYLTTLHLPSLLHYEDRNSMAFSIEARVPFLDHRLVEFAFALPARFMLRDGETKWLLRRALADVLPPAITQRQDKMAFGTPEAAWFRTTLRPLMTEIFASARFRQRPYWNAAVVDQIFQEHQAGQADHRLLLWRWFNTELWLRRFME
- a CDS encoding glycosyltransferase; its protein translation is MTHILMLVTSDLLHDNRVRREAETLAAAGCRVTVVSAIRPADIPALGWDAAAGLTAVAAAPPAWQAATGWRRAAGHTADLWRWGGGASLLAAAADQRSDVVHAHDLDTLPAAATLARRWHASLVYDAHELFVDQMTRGPGAASIPWPNRVKQTLAQRNFARLERRLIGRAAAVITVSQSIANELATRYGIATPILVLNTPRYQDMTAGSSYLRQRLGLAAEQRIILLQGAVLPDRHLLELVQAMPLLSPAVVLVFLGFNLGTYQEAVRQEVARLGLQARVFMLDALPAGQLLAATASADVGMILLAGHNKNDRFAMPNKLFEYMMAGLPFVATDWPEIGRVARTTGAGLTVAQPTPAALAAAVNDILQAPARQAAMRTAGLAAARGEYHWERQAQRLLELYAALPTARS